The DNA region tcaattacacgccactcagcaacagttactatactagatgtttatcagatagtgctgtcgcaaaatttaaggaaaagattactccacattaaattcaataccaagtcctcagtaacacttgactctgtagctcctcttaaaaagaagttaaaaaagcaaagaaagttcgctccttggtataactctcaaacccgtaagttaaaacaaatatcgcgcaaatttgaaaggaattggcggttaaccaaactggaataatctcgtttaatctggacagacagtctcaaaacgtataagaggggcctccgcaatgccagagcaaactattactcagcattaatagaagacaataagaacaaccccaggtttcttttcagcactgtagccaggctgactgagagtcaaagctctattgagccttgtattcctttagcccttagcagtaatgattttatgagcttttttaatgacaaaattctaactattagaggcaaaattcatgacctcctgtcctcaaatagtacctatctaacctcaaacacagctgtaaaacctaatatatatttagattgcttctccccaatttctcttcaagaattgaccgcagtgatttcttcatctaaatcatcaacgtgtctcttagaccccatcccaactaggctacttaaggaggtctttcctttagttaacattcatatattagatatgatcaatatatccttattaacaggctatgtaccacagtcttttaaggtagctgtaattaaacctctactaaaaaagtccaccctggatccagaggtgtttgccaactatagaccaatatctaatcttccctttatgtcaaagatccttgagaaagtagtcgcagaccagctgtgtgattttctccatgataataatttatttgaggaatttcagtcaggatttagagtgcatcatagcactgagacagcactagttaaaattacaaatgaccttctgattgcttcagacaaaggacttgtctctgtacttgttttattagatcttagtgcggtgtttgacacaattgaccatcaaattctactgcagagactggatcacttaattggcctaaaaggttctgtactgagctggtttaaatcttatttatctgatcgttttaagtttgttcacgtcataatgaatcatccttacgtaccaaagtttgttttggagttccccaaggttctgtgctcggaccaatcctgtttactctatatatgcttcctttaggtaacatcattagaaatcactctataaatttccattgttatgcggatgatactcagttgtatttattgatgaagccagaagaaagtaatcaattaactaaactccataactgccttaaagacataaaaacctggatgagcaccaatttcctgatgttaaattcagacaaaactgaagttattgttcttggccccaaacaactcagagagtctttatctgatgacatagtttctctagatggcattgctctggcctccagcactaccgtaagaaacctcggagtaatatttgatcaagatttgtcttttaattctcatttaaaacaaacctcacggactgcattttttcatctgcgtaatagcgaaaattaggcctatcctgacccgaaaagatgcagaaaaattggtccatgcttttgttacctcaaggctggattactgtaactctctattatcaggtagctctagtaagtccttaaaaactctccagctaattcagaatgcagcagcacgtgtactaacaggaactaagaaacgagatcatatttctcctgttttagcttcgctgcactggctccctgtaaaatccagaattgaatttaaaatcctactgttaacttataaagctctaaatggtcaagctcagtcatatcttagagagctcatagtgccatattattccaccagaacactgcgctctgagaacgcagggttactcgtggtccctaaagtctccaaaagtagatcaggagccagagccttcagctatcaggctcctctcctgtggaatcatcttcctgttactgtccgggaggcagacaccgtttacgactagacttaagactttcctctttgataaagcttatagttagggctggctcaggcttgccctgtaccagcccctagttaggctgacttaggcctagtctgctggaggaccccctataatacaccgggcaccttctttccttctctctctctctctctctctctcgtatcctattactgcatcttgctaactcggccattctggatgtcactaactcggcttcttctccggagcctttgtgctccactgtctctcagattaactcatatcgcagcggtgcctggatagtgtgacgtgtgtggttgtgctgctgccgtggtcctgccagatgcctcctgctgctgctgccatcattagtcattagtcatacttctactgttattatacacatatgactattgtcacacatatatactgccagatattaatacatactttcaacatattgtaccacagtagccagaactataactataatattattactttcaataatgttgttgtaagctactgtcattacctgcatctctctctctctctctctcattgtgtcatgtggattactgttaatttgttatgctgatctgttctgtacgacatctattgcacgtctgtccgtcctggaagagggatccctcctcagttgctcttcctgaggtttctaccgttttttttccccgttaaagggtttttttgggggagtttttccttatccgctgcgagggtcataaggacagagggatgtcgtatgctgtaaagccctgtgaggcaaattgtgatttgtgatattgggctttataaataaaattgattgaaagtgattgattgattgattgattgattgattgattgattgattgactgattgattgaaatcacctgttgatttatatatatagatcccaggggacatttttgtatttaggacctaatttgtggtagattttattttgttgtactattaatattgtatacagaatctgaaacTCACTCTGAGGTACTGTTATTGTTTatgaaaattaattaataatacttttttttttttgactaatttgtcatatcaccctgaaatattgtgattttgttttggggccatatcacccacccaACTTTGGTGTATTATCTATGGAATGGTGACAATGTTAGAATATGTTTGGCATGTctttactgcatttttttttaattcattggACAATATATATGCCAATATCAATATAGCTGCAATAGACTGATATCAACATgatatgtattatttatttttttattcacaaaGTACCTTGATGTAATGTAGACTAAACGTGTTGTATAATGTGTGTACACCTTTGCAATAAAATAAAGGCAACAGTCAGTGTACATGAATAATGGTGTTTGGGTTTCCGTGCAAAACAGGAATCACATGGTAaccatctgtgtgtgtcccAGACATGTAAGAAACCTCAAACCAGTTCCCAAACTCTGTCAGCCTACCTGAAATCCAAACAGCGGGGAGCCACATCCATTGGGTGGTGGTTGCTTGTACCCGGGACGAGGCACTGGCTTGTAACCTGTGAGAGAAGAGCAAAGGTGAAGATGTGTCTTGTTCTGCCGGTCAGTTATCTTGCTGTCAGTGATAACCACATCAGGACAAACAGTACTAAAATTTAATGGCTTACTGAGCTGCTCAAGGGGTGATCATGTCTATCTTGTAACATTCACTGTCTCCTGTAGCTTTGTCCATGgatttttcattttgatttaacATGACAAGCACATGTATGAATATTCAACGATGTGTAGGTGTGTCAGTAGGTCAGCATGCATGACACAAGAGTCCTGGCACTCCAAAATGACACATAGCcacattaagtgtcattcattACACATGTATAAGACAGAAGAAAGAAATAACCTTTACCATCACTACACCTGTAATGACACAGTCCGTCATCGCCTCCAAACAAGTCCAGTGCTGCATTCAGGTACGTGTCAATCTTGTGTATTCCGTTACGGATAGTCTTCAGAGTCAACCTCCAGTCTGGGGTCTCTGGCTCGTGTTTGCAGGCAGACACACATGGGACACATCCACAACAGTACAACcccaacagaaacacacagatgtaggTGTGGTAGAGCATCGTCCACTTGACGTCAGAGCCTGAAACCAGCGTCTCGCGGCACCTTGGCGTAACTTCGGCGGATATATTCCTAAAAATGTTGTCTTGAAGGCATCTCAAGTTTCACttctggttgttttcatttctcTGCCTAGCTTGGACACATAGCAAGTAAGTGCGCTGCGTCGCTTCCGGGTTTGACGATGGCACGTGACTGCTGATAAGCCAATtaagatgatgtcatcagatgaAACGTCAGTAAAGAAAAATACAGGCTTGTGATAAATCAAAAtatgttataaaaatgtgtattttaaatattaattttagcGCTAGGCAcgttgttttaatgtgttttatcaattaaaaaaatctagCTTTCCCGTATTTGAAGCAGCACAATTCAGTAATTCATTCATATTGACCCACAGTTCACCTTTGGCCTACATTACGCAAAGTACAAAGAAAATGGCACCGCATGAAGAGTGCAggtacattttaaaatctaactCAGACTACATGTATACctctgaaataaaaatgcaatgaaGAATTTATGGAGGCTGTTTGTCCATGATCAGtccacatataacacatatttTAGTTATAATTAATGCATACCAATGTACAATTTGAGCTATTTGTTGTTtaagtatttacattttatgcaCTACATTtcaaatattgtactttataCTTCTCACTAATTTGACAGTAGTTTTTGGTTACTctgcagattaagattttacaatTAAAAAAGGATTTATTGTTATAAATTAGCATACACAACAAAACATAAAGTTGTTTAAATACCTCCATCCTGACTTACTGCAACATTGCtagtaataaaaaaatcataacatTATGAGAGGATCCATACTGCATAATGTACcttaagtacttttacttttgatgccTTAGCTGCACTTTGCTGATATCACTTTTGCATGATATTTTGAATGCAAGACTTTTATTGAGAgaatctgagtacttcttccaccaatGGTTCATACTGTATTTCGTTagacaatgaataaaaaaatgaaatagatGGACTTATTCTACATATAGACAGGACTGCTGCCATCATTTAAGGCAGAGTGGGGGCACCTTCCATTTTTGCTGTACAGCTTCCTCTAGTGGGTTCATCTGGCCATGGCACGATCTTAGTGTAAGATTATCAGTGTCCCATGTCAGTATTGAAAGTCAGTAATTGTAAGCCTGCTTATCAGAGACAGGAGTTACACATGATCACCCAGCTGCAGTCCAAATTAAACCATTGTGGTGGGCTATATGAAAGAATCTGGCAGGTTTTTACATgttgaagattaaaaaaagtcaaaatgacGCTGAAGAACACAACTTTTGTGAATGTACTGTGCAGCGCATCAACAATGTCGTTGTTACTTGAGACTTTGTACCACATAAATAGTCCATTCACTGGCACTGCTGCAGCAGAAATCTCAGAAATGACATAACTTTGGTAAATAAAGCCAACATGTCTGCATGGCAACATAGCTGACCACTAGATGTGAGAAAGtgtgcttatttatttatttaggtttttaGGTCGGGTTTATAGGGGGTGGACTGAACCTTTGACAGCTGAGTCAGAGACACAAATACATCCAATCTATGGTaataattttactttatttaaatgattAGGCGAGCACTGAAGAAAAACTCTGTTTCTTCTATAGTTTCTTAAATAACTGCATAAAGTTCAAAcattcaaaaatgaaaatgtacaacCATTTATGAATAACAGTTTCAATGTCCTTCCATGTTCAGTCCCGACCAACTTTTACATTTTGAAGATGGTGACGTAAAATGTTCTCTAGTAGCAAAATCACAGGTATCTGAGGTGAGTAGGAAGCTAGAAGAagcacttttattttctcttcttcATTTGTTCCCGTGTTCTTCACAAAATGGATTTGGCTGGAGGACAGCGCCCCCGAACGCACCTACAGAGTCTCTCATCTTATGGCAAGCAGATGATGCCAAAAAGCTGTTGGTTGATCTTAAGACAGTGAATTGTTTGGGTTATCACTACTCAAAGCACATGCCTTTACAATCAAGTGTCCTTGTCCTTCTTGTTTCCAAAATATAAGAAaagcagagtaaaaaaaaaaagggaaaacggTCTGGAGCTTTCTACAGTGTGTGTAGACTGGTTCATTAAGATGTAACAAGGCGGCTCCTGGGGTCAGGCTGGAGTGAGGAAGTTGGTGTCGAGATATAAGGAGAGGGACATTTCTTTTAAAACTTCAACGATAGAGCTAAATTATTTCATTAAGTTTTTGCTCCTAGTGTAAAGACTCTTTcttaaaaaacatgaacatacaCATCTATTCATATACACTTATATGATCTAAAAGTGTCCAACTCATCCGCCTCTGAATAGGTTATTTAGTCTGTCCAGCTCCCTGCAGTTATCCATTGTCATAAGCTCTGCCTTCTTGCGCATTCGGTCGTCCCTGTACACCTTAGCGGCATACAACAGGTCTGTTTCTGGGGGAGACAAAGCAGAAAAGCAACATGAGTGATATTACAGGAAAAATATACAAAGCAGAAATTATTACTGAATTCAGTGAGCTACTTTCTGACTGTCTTATAACCACGGTTACTCActtgtctgtctctccttccaACAGTTATTTCTGACATTAGATACATAGTCGTCCTCCACATTTTTCTCAATCTGCTGCAGCGCTGAGCCCTTAAACTCCGACTTGAAATCTCTAGTGACATAGTAGTCGACGTGCAGGTTATCTGTCTGCCGTTTTACGGTCTGACCCGTGGACCTGGAGGAGACAAGAGGTACAAGCTGTCGTGAAAATCTGTAGTATTTTCCTACATATGTTGAATCCTGAGGATATTTTATATTATCAGGTTGTACTGAGACATCAGGATGAGCTGTCTGAGCCTGCATAGAATATGTTAAAGggctgtgtccaccaaagcattGTTTTACCTGAggccagcattttttttttttattctttgcaATGGGAGCGCAGTGTATTTACATGATTTTTTCCATGAGCAGAGAATTGAAAAATGTTCATCTTTGGACATCCATTCACCTTATTTGACAAATACCACAAACTGTCACATCTTATATGCataagtgctgaacaacaacaactatgGAGGAGAAATTTATTAATACACTGTATATTAtacatgttttcattcatgaaCCCGCACATAGCAACCCGACACAACCTAAGTGTCTCAGCTGAAGAAACGCTGCACCTCCCAAGTGCTCTCAGTTGCTCCCATCTGGGCGTTTCCTGAGAAGGGCCTGAGCGTTTtcaggtggggaaaaaaaacgctTGGGTGGACACAAAGCCTAGAAAGGTATTAGGTGGACTTATACCTTACCTTATGGCTCTTTGACAGATAATCAATCATGACATTACATGTTGTAAGATGTAAGTAAATGTGGCATAAAAAAGTTGTGATTAGCTACCTTACATTGCAAACAACAAGCAAGTTTGCCTCTgttataaaaatacaaaatgagtgtgtgtgtgtgtgtgtgtgtgtacacacgtACGGCCTAGAGTAGAGGCTGTAGGGTGGAGGGGACACCATCATCTGGCTCAGTATTGACACTAAAATCAGGACCACGATTGGCATCAGCTGGATAAACATTGAGAAACCACCCTGGAGGAAAACACAGCACAATGAGTACTTCATGTTTtccaaaaacatacacacacaatgatGCAGAATTGAAAGCATGCCAGTTCTACAGGTGCACAGCAATTCAAAATGACAATGTGCATgtgcaaataaaatgtttaaatatcaGAAATCTGAACCCATCTACGTACATCTCCCCTTTCTTCTGTTCTCTCTTGCCGGTAATCCGTCTGCTGGCTGTGGCTCGTTCGGCTGTTGGTGAAGGTGTGTGGACTTGCTGTATACAAACAATATTGACTGATGTCAGACACAAAGAATATGGATTATGTCATCAATTACACCTCCTCTGAaagatcagttttaaaaactctATATACATGCTTTgttatgtaaaacaaataaggcCTGGAATGCAATGGAAAAGAAATGGGTGCACCAGTCACCATTCACTAAAAAGCAAAGATAACATGATTATATTTCTCACTTAAATACCCCATTAGAGATTAAAGACAAGACTGCTAACTTATTAACACGTGCTGTTATAAGAATATGTGAATAAAATCAACATATTTGaatgaaacacaaagaaattttggtggaaaatcATGAACTATATCACAGACTGTTTGAAAAGATGGACAACATATcttcacttcctcccactgtacaaaaatcaCAAGAACCACGATTGACACATACAGCTATCAATCACGATGTCACACCCCCTTTTTACAGCATCAACTAACTAATTAATAACAAACTTATCAGAAGGACAAACACTTGAACACCAGGAGGCAATCGAGatgttttggtttcactttGCTGAGCTGTCATGCcctccatctttatatacagtcattggTTTATATGCACACCGGTGCTCACTTACAGGAGGGGAAGCCTCCTCCGAAGAACATGTTGAAGAGGTCCTCAGGAGTAATGTCAGCCTCAAAGCCCCGCTGGAAGTCGAAGCCTCCTCCCCCATGTGAGTGACCCGGGCTGCTTGGCTCCTCTCCTGACAGGTCATACTGCCGTCTTTTATCTGGGTTGCTCAGCACTGCATATGCATTACCAATCTCTGAGGGAGGACACAGTTGATGCATTAAAAAAGGCTGTTAAAATACATGACTTAGATATTCAAAGTTTGCATTGCATACAGCCGTTTTATATCAAATAGAATCATAATTGAGTTGAGTTACTTTTAAAGGCCTCTGTTGCTCCAGGCGCATGATTTTTGTCTGGATGGAACTTGAGCGCGAGTTTCCTGTAGGCTTTCTTTAGCTCATCTTCATTGACTTCTTTATTGACACCCAGCACTTCATAGTAGTCCTTACACCGCTTTATtctgaaagacagggagagagagtgaagCAACTGAACACAGTCCAGTGGATCATTTTTGACCACCCCAACAGAAAGGCAGGTGAGAAAGAGTCTCTTTAAATGTCACCTTCTGAACAATAAGCATGTATACTTTATTTACTATGAACAGTAGATTGACACAAACACTTTCCAATCTGTCATTAGGGCTGGGCTACATGGttgaaataatattaatatgaaTCACATTATATCTTATTCAATCAATATTTCGTAAACATTGATATGCATCACAAATCAGCAAATGTATGACGAATCACATACAGATTAATTAAACTAAAAATCTGTAACACCCAAACTTCCCCTCTACTGGGTGAATAAGTAACATACATGtgctgtgtatttgtttttcagatcaTATACATGTTACAAAATCGTCACCGCCGCCGCAGACCAACAGTTCAGGCTTTCAACCAAGCCAACCAGTAGTGGGATGCAATTGACGCCAGCTCGGTGTGTGCAAGAGCCCTGTGATGCTGCAAGCATGAAGTTGGTTCATTTTTCAGAACGAGAGAAGGTTAAAGACATGGCATCCAACTTCTCTGGGCCCAAACTCATCTGAGATAGACTGAGACAAAGTGTGTCGTGGCCTGATGAGAAcacatttcaaactgtttttggaaatcatggacGTCGTGTCCTCCTGGCTAAAGAGTAAAAAGGACCATCCAAGACTGTTACCAGCGCACAGTTCAAAAGCTGTGATAGCATGGgggtgtgttagtgcccatggcatcatgggtaacttgcaTCTTTGAtggcaccatgaatgctgaaagctacatacaggttttggaggaATATATGCTCTCATCCAGACGACGTCTTTTTCAGGGATGTccctgcttatttcagcaagacaatgtCAAGCCACATTGTCCACATGTTGCGACAGCATGGCTTCACAGTAAAAAAAGAGTGCAGGTACTAATCTGGCCTGTTTGCAGTCCAAAGCTGTCTCCCACTGGCACATTATGAAGTGCAATACAGCAATGGAGAGCCCAGACTGTTGAGCAGCTGAAGTTGTATATCAAGCAAGAATAGGCAACTTTCAGAACTTCAACAATTAGTGTCCTCTGTTCCAAAACACTTGCTAagtgttgttaaaataaaaaggtgGTGTATCACAGTTGTAAACATGCCCCTGCCCTGTCTGAACTTTTTTGGAACTTTTTTCAGGCATTAATTTCAgaatgagtgtgtttacaaaacAATTAAGTTTACCAGTTTGAACAGTATATCTTGTTTTTGAACTGTTTTCAATTGAGGATCAGAAAGGATTCACCAATCATtgcattgtgtatttatttacgCTTAACAGTGTCCTAATTTGGAAATGGGGGTTGTATTTCACTGGTACACATCAGACATAATTCTTTACacatgttaaaacaaaaaataaattagccACTTTGTTAGCTGTCAATTACAATTAGCTGGTCAAATCATCATGATAGAGTTAAAGTTATAGTTATGTAATACTGAGTTTTGGCCCAGTTTACCCATCACTGAATCATGATTGGAGTAACCCTACTTCTATGTGGTGTTGGCATAAGCAGAGAAATGAGTTTCTAGCTGGTAAAATTCAGGTGAACCTCCTCTAAAGTTGCTACAACTCAAAGTCCGCAAAAATTCTGGTATACAAGTTGCCAAATTGccttaataataaacaacattttattaattcacacactgcatgtacatttttttgttcacATGTAATTTTTAGTATGGTATTTGGTTGTAACCATCAGTTCCTGCCCATGTAGGGTGACCTACATTTGTTGAAAAAGTTATTTCTCAGCATTACCCTGATAACAAGTCaggtaaagcaatattttagtTGTTTTAGGGGATCTGCTGGTGCAGCAAGTCTAGGACAAAATCATTTTGTGATATAAACATTAAACTGTTTTCAACTTATGTAAATGCTCTGAGCATACACACTCAAGTTGGACGAATGACTTCCCCACTTGGGAAATGGGATCTTCCAAagagcacatgaatgcagcataagAGTATTAACAGGGTCATATGGGAGCCTGTGTTTAAGTGCAATACACTGGTAAGATTGAAAAATTATGAGCAGCATGTTTATCCTATAAATTCAAGTTTCCGTCGGCAACTTTTTACGATTTGAGGCAGAATGCTGTGGATATAATTCACAAGCTGcctatctctctctgtctctctgtagtcacaTCTAGTGATCTAAACTTAGAGCATGTAGTGGTTACTTGGTATCTAGTCCACACTGCTAAAAGTCTCTCACTTATTCCCTCATGGGCAAAGCACCAAGCTGAAATGGTTCCCATGGTAATTAGCTGCGTGTCCACAACACTGCAGAGACTACAGTGTCATCCTGCAGCCAAACATGAAAGGGCTAATCTAGTATGATAGGAACATCACTGCTGTCACAGGGCCGATTGTAGGAAAGCACCAAAACAAGAAATACAAGTGGGACAGACTCAGTACAACTTAGTAAAAGAGAAGACCTGGTGAATCCTAAAACTCTCACCTTTGCACACCTTCAACCTGCTCTTTGGTGAAGCCTTTAGAAGAGTCTCCTCCTCCAGAttcatggttttctttttctggctggGCATTGGTGCTTTCTGAGCTCTGTGCTGGTCTCCTTCGATATGCACCGTTACCCGCTGAGCTCCCATTCTTTGTTAATGCTTCCAACAAAgctgag from Epinephelus fuscoguttatus linkage group LG3, E.fuscoguttatus.final_Chr_v1 includes:
- the pla2g12a gene encoding group XIIA secretory phospholipase A2, which produces MLYHTYICVFLLGLYCCGCVPCVSACKHEPETPDWRLTLKTIRNGIHKIDTYLNAALDLFGGDDGLCHYRCSDGYKPVPRPGYKQPPPNGCGSPLFGFQFDIGIPSMTKCCNQHDRCYDTCGREKRDCDEQFQDCLETICRNVQRTLGLAQSVQACESAVTLLFDAVMHMGCKPYLDSQRESCVCQYEVKREL
- the dnajb14 gene encoding dnaJ homolog subfamily B member 14, which produces MKMEGNRDEAEKCINIATRSLEAGDKDKALKFLIKAEKLYPTDRAKALLEALTKNGSSAGNGAYRRRPAQSSESTNAQPEKENHESGGGDSSKGFTKEQVEGVQRIKRCKDYYEVLGVNKEVNEDELKKAYRKLALKFHPDKNHAPGATEAFKKIGNAYAVLSNPDKRRQYDLSGEEPSSPGHSHGGGGFDFQRGFEADITPEDLFNMFFGGGFPSSSPHTFTNSRTSHSQQTDYRQERTEERGDGGFSMFIQLMPIVVLILVSILSQMMVSPPPYSLYSRPSTGQTVKRQTDNLHVDYYVTRDFKSEFKGSALQQIEKNVEDDYVSNVRNNCWKERQTKTDLLYAAKVYRDDRMRKKAELMTMDNCRELDRLNNLFRGG